One part of the Streptomyces sp. AM 2-1-1 genome encodes these proteins:
- the pheT gene encoding phenylalanine--tRNA ligase subunit beta, giving the protein MRVPLSWLREYVDLPASETGRDVQAKLVDAGFEVEAVERTGAGLTGPLVVGQVLTIEELEGFKKPIRFCTVDVGTANGTGAPQEIVCGARNFSVGDKVVVVLPGAVLPGDFAIAARKTYGKTSHGMICSTDELGMGDDGTHGIIVLPPEAEPGADAIELLQLVDEVLDIAVTPDRGYALSLRGIARETATAYGLPLRDPALLDVPAPNAYGYPVRIADPFGCPRFTARTVTGLDPEARSPLWVTRRLQKAGMRAVSLAVDITNYVMLELGQPLHAYDRTRVEGPIGVRRATQGEKITTLDGVVRVLDAEDLVITDDRGPIGLAGVMGGAHTEIADDGGETAATTEVVIEAAHFDALSIARTSRRHKLSSEASRRFERGVDPQAAAAAAQRTVDLLVLLAGGTAEAGVTEISAPSAPRTIAMAADHPSRVAGVDYGREIVVRRLQEVGCDVYGQDELLVTAPSWRPDLSEPNDLAEEVIRLEGYANLPSTLPTPPSGRGLTDRQRLSRRIGRALAGAGYVEALSYPFTGDAVLDRLGLETDDPRRSTVLLANPLSDEEPALRTTLLPGLLGALRRNDGRGSHDLALFETGLVFRPTGHETRAVRLPVDRRPSEDEIAGLDASLPRQPRHAAVVLAGAREQAGWWGKGRPAGWADSVEAARTVAREANVELTVRADRHAPWHPGRCAALYVTVNGEETLLGHAGELHPRVIKELHLPERTSAMEIELDVLERAVDGRVRAPRISTFPVATQDVALIVADGVPASEIEAALREGAGELLESLRLFDVFTGDQVGEGRKSLAYALRFRAPDRTLTVDEASAARDTAVALAAERTGAVLRGA; this is encoded by the coding sequence CGGACCGGCGCCGGCCTCACCGGCCCGCTGGTCGTCGGACAGGTGCTGACCATCGAGGAGCTGGAGGGCTTCAAGAAGCCCATCCGCTTCTGCACCGTCGACGTCGGCACCGCCAACGGCACCGGCGCGCCGCAGGAGATCGTCTGCGGCGCCCGCAACTTCTCCGTCGGCGACAAGGTCGTCGTGGTCCTCCCCGGCGCCGTCCTGCCCGGCGACTTCGCGATCGCCGCGCGCAAGACGTACGGCAAGACCTCGCACGGCATGATCTGCTCCACCGACGAACTCGGCATGGGCGACGACGGCACGCACGGCATCATCGTCCTCCCCCCGGAGGCCGAGCCCGGCGCCGACGCGATCGAGCTGCTCCAGCTCGTCGACGAGGTCCTGGACATCGCCGTCACCCCGGACCGCGGGTACGCCCTGTCGCTGCGCGGCATCGCCCGCGAGACCGCCACCGCGTACGGGCTGCCGCTGCGCGACCCCGCGCTGCTCGACGTGCCCGCGCCGAACGCGTACGGCTACCCGGTCCGGATCGCCGACCCCTTCGGCTGCCCGCGCTTCACCGCCCGCACGGTGACCGGCCTCGACCCCGAGGCCCGCTCACCGCTGTGGGTGACGCGCCGGCTGCAGAAGGCCGGGATGCGCGCGGTCTCGCTCGCCGTCGACATCACCAACTACGTGATGCTGGAGCTCGGCCAGCCGCTGCACGCCTACGACCGCACCCGCGTCGAAGGCCCCATCGGTGTCCGCCGCGCCACGCAGGGCGAGAAGATCACCACCCTCGACGGTGTCGTCCGCGTCCTGGACGCCGAGGACCTCGTCATCACCGACGACCGGGGGCCCATCGGTCTCGCCGGCGTCATGGGCGGCGCCCACACGGAGATCGCCGACGACGGGGGCGAGACCGCCGCCACCACCGAGGTCGTCATCGAGGCCGCGCACTTCGACGCGCTCTCGATCGCCCGCACCTCGCGCCGGCACAAGCTGTCCTCCGAGGCGTCCCGGCGCTTCGAGCGCGGCGTGGACCCGCAGGCCGCCGCTGCCGCCGCGCAGCGCACCGTCGACCTGCTGGTCCTGCTCGCGGGCGGCACCGCGGAGGCGGGCGTCACCGAGATCAGCGCCCCGTCCGCGCCCCGCACCATCGCGATGGCCGCCGACCACCCCAGCCGGGTGGCCGGTGTCGACTACGGCCGCGAGATCGTCGTGCGCCGCCTCCAGGAGGTCGGCTGCGACGTCTACGGGCAGGACGAGCTCCTGGTCACGGCGCCGTCCTGGCGCCCCGACCTGAGCGAGCCGAACGACCTCGCCGAAGAGGTCATCCGGCTGGAGGGGTACGCGAACCTCCCGTCCACCCTGCCGACCCCGCCCTCCGGCCGCGGCCTCACCGACCGCCAGCGGCTGAGCCGCCGCATCGGCCGGGCGCTGGCCGGCGCCGGCTACGTCGAGGCGCTCAGCTACCCGTTCACCGGCGACGCCGTCCTCGACCGGCTCGGCCTGGAGACGGACGACCCCCGACGCTCCACGGTCCTCCTCGCCAACCCGCTCTCCGACGAGGAGCCGGCGCTGCGCACCACGCTGCTGCCGGGCCTCCTCGGCGCACTGCGGCGCAACGACGGCCGGGGCTCGCACGACCTCGCGCTCTTCGAGACCGGGCTGGTCTTCCGGCCGACCGGTCACGAGACGCGGGCCGTCCGCCTCCCGGTGGACCGGCGCCCCTCGGAGGACGAGATCGCCGGACTCGACGCCTCGCTGCCGCGCCAGCCGCGCCACGCCGCCGTCGTCCTCGCGGGCGCCCGCGAGCAGGCCGGCTGGTGGGGCAAGGGCCGTCCCGCCGGATGGGCGGACTCGGTGGAGGCCGCGCGCACGGTCGCCCGTGAGGCGAACGTCGAGCTGACGGTCCGCGCCGACCGGCACGCCCCCTGGCACCCGGGCCGTTGCGCCGCGCTGTACGTCACCGTGAACGGCGAGGAGACCCTCCTCGGGCACGCGGGCGAGCTGCACCCGCGCGTCATCAAGGAGCTCCACCTCCCCGAGCGCACCAGCGCGATGGAGATCGAGCTCGACGTGCTGGAACGGGCTGTCGACGGACGGGTCAGGGCCCCCCGGATCTCCACCTTCCCGGTGGCGACCCAGGACGTCGCGCTCATCGTCGCCGACGGCGTGCCGGCCTCGGAGATCGAGGCCGCGCTCCGCGAGGGCGCCGGTGAACTCCTCGAATCGCTGCGGCTCTTCGACGTGTTCACCGGTGACCAGGTCGGTGAGGGCCGCAAGTCGCTGGCGTACGCGCTGCGCTTCCGTGCGCCGGACCGCACGCTGACGGTCGACGAGGCGTCGGCCGCCCGTGACACCGCGGTGGCGCTCGCCGCCGAGCGGACCGGCGCGGTGCTGCGCGGGGCGTGA
- a CDS encoding transcriptional regulator, giving the protein MEPNILLESLVEEAEVSRAGLAGHVNLAGRARGLRLRYEHTAVSRWLKGQRPRGEVPDLICEVLGRRLGRPVTLDDIGMGAAGAPAVEAPGAPLAGFVERATALWRADGRHDPRLTDVPAVTGTAAVMPVWEWENPPEDTDVSRPGPSRIGPADLETLRAARNHYEHLYRKAGGIATRGRVVGFLNAGAAPLLHAGHDDATGRRLHRATAGLVSLAGICAYDSDAHGLAQRYFHQALRLAKASGDRALGGYVIALLVNQSLHLGEFRRAVAFAEAAIRAAGHRLTPALAADLHAMQAKAYARLGDGATARERIGRAEALAARILPGAEPEETAYVQPGLVDVQVAEALLGLGDLTAAREHAVLAVRAPAHDRGRVHRLAMLTQVELRLGEADRAARTAVEMAERARGVESRRLRERMAGVRDDLAASGSTEAARAAEVIGGALRVPL; this is encoded by the coding sequence ATGGAACCCAACATCCTGCTGGAATCCCTCGTGGAGGAGGCGGAGGTCTCACGGGCGGGGCTCGCCGGCCACGTGAACCTGGCCGGACGGGCCCGCGGACTCCGGCTGCGGTACGAACACACCGCCGTCTCCCGCTGGTTGAAGGGACAGCGCCCGCGCGGCGAGGTACCGGACCTGATCTGCGAGGTCCTCGGGCGGCGGCTGGGCCGGCCCGTCACCCTCGACGACATCGGCATGGGCGCGGCGGGCGCACCGGCCGTCGAGGCGCCCGGTGCCCCGCTCGCCGGGTTCGTCGAACGGGCCACCGCGCTGTGGCGCGCGGACGGCCGTCACGACCCGCGGCTGACGGACGTCCCCGCCGTCACCGGGACGGCGGCCGTGATGCCGGTCTGGGAGTGGGAGAACCCGCCCGAGGACACCGACGTCTCCCGCCCGGGCCCGTCCCGCATCGGCCCCGCCGACCTGGAGACCCTGCGGGCCGCCCGCAACCACTACGAGCACCTCTACCGAAAGGCCGGCGGCATCGCGACGAGGGGCCGGGTGGTGGGCTTCCTCAACGCGGGCGCGGCACCGCTGCTGCACGCGGGCCACGATGACGCGACCGGCCGCCGACTGCACCGCGCGACGGCCGGACTCGTCTCCCTCGCGGGAATCTGCGCGTACGACTCCGACGCCCACGGACTGGCCCAGCGCTACTTCCACCAGGCGCTGCGCCTCGCCAAGGCGAGCGGCGACCGTGCCCTCGGCGGCTACGTGATCGCACTGCTGGTCAACCAGTCGCTGCACCTGGGGGAGTTCCGCCGGGCGGTCGCCTTCGCGGAGGCGGCGATACGGGCCGCCGGACACCGCCTCACGCCCGCGCTCGCCGCCGACCTCCATGCCATGCAGGCCAAGGCGTACGCCCGGCTCGGGGACGGCGCCACCGCCCGCGAGCGCATCGGCCGCGCCGAAGCGCTGGCCGCCCGCATCCTGCCCGGCGCGGAGCCGGAGGAGACCGCGTACGTCCAGCCGGGGCTGGTGGACGTCCAGGTCGCCGAGGCGCTCCTCGGTCTGGGCGACCTCACCGCCGCCCGGGAGCACGCGGTCCTGGCCGTACGCGCCCCCGCCCACGACCGGGGGCGGGTGCACCGGCTGGCGATGCTCACCCAGGTCGAGCTGCGCCTCGGGGAGGCCGACCGGGCGGCACGTACGGCCGTCGAGATGGCGGAACGGGCGCGCGGCGTCGAGTCGCGCCGGCTGCGCGAGCGGATGGCCGGCGTCCGGGACGACCTCGCGGCCAGCGGGAGCACGGAGGCCGCCCGTGCGGCCGAGGTGATCGGAGGAGCGCTGCGCGTGCCCCTGTGA
- a CDS encoding NUDIX domain-containing protein — translation MQWTNLNEQAVYENRWFRVNLADVALPDGRHLDHYVIRLRPVAAATVVNDADEALLLWRHRFITDSWGWELAAGVVEDGEDIAAAAAREMEEETGWRPGPLRPLMAVEPSNGLTDARHHLYWAEEAHWTGPPSDGFESSRRQWVPLKSVPDLIARGEVPAANMAAGLLMLRHLRLG, via the coding sequence GTGCAGTGGACGAACCTGAACGAACAGGCCGTGTACGAGAACCGCTGGTTCCGGGTGAACCTCGCGGACGTCGCACTCCCCGACGGCAGGCACCTGGACCACTACGTCATCCGGCTGCGCCCCGTCGCCGCCGCCACCGTCGTCAACGACGCCGACGAGGCCCTGCTGCTCTGGCGGCACCGCTTCATCACCGACAGCTGGGGCTGGGAACTCGCCGCGGGCGTGGTGGAGGACGGCGAGGACATCGCCGCGGCCGCCGCCCGGGAGATGGAGGAGGAGACCGGCTGGCGCCCCGGCCCGCTGCGCCCGCTGATGGCGGTGGAGCCCTCCAACGGACTCACCGACGCCCGCCACCATCTCTACTGGGCCGAGGAAGCCCACTGGACCGGCCCCCCGAGCGACGGATTCGAGTCCTCACGCCGTCAGTGGGTGCCCCTCAAGTCGGTACCCGACCTCATCGCGCGGGGCGAGGTGCCGGCGGCCAACATGGCGGCGGGGCTGCTGATGCTGCGTCATCTTCGCCTGGGATGA
- a CDS encoding ATP-binding protein gives MPKNPPASMQDHLRRRLNRHARARWPHVDSITVHFRAGFAYVAAELPGGKSLPLCRLRFTGVPHDWGFALYLAGNGSYRDGILPHGLPAGAPEEALDRAGDLYLSVLPSAVRVPTGLVVLVGPPASGKTSFVRALVARRQIDAEAVVSSDEIRTELFGTSPAEATSDAADARIFQERDRRIVARLAAGQSAIAESTNVTPQARARLIALAARFHAPVTMLRFDPDVTDLLRQYTERGRTDLTATDVRAYAALMTRDASADRLRSEGATDVHDVPGRRRATTPEEAAAHFSFA, from the coding sequence GTGCCGAAGAACCCCCCGGCCTCGATGCAAGACCACCTGCGCCGCCGTCTCAACCGCCATGCCCGTGCACGCTGGCCCCACGTGGACTCCATCACGGTCCACTTCCGTGCCGGCTTCGCCTACGTGGCAGCCGAGCTGCCCGGCGGAAAGAGCCTGCCGCTGTGCCGGCTGCGCTTCACCGGCGTGCCGCACGACTGGGGTTTCGCCCTCTACCTGGCGGGCAACGGCAGCTACCGGGATGGCATCCTGCCCCATGGGCTGCCGGCCGGCGCCCCGGAGGAGGCCCTCGACCGCGCAGGCGACCTCTACCTCAGTGTTCTCCCCTCGGCCGTCCGGGTGCCGACAGGACTCGTCGTCCTCGTCGGCCCGCCGGCTTCGGGCAAGACCAGCTTCGTTCGGGCACTGGTCGCGCGGCGGCAGATCGACGCGGAAGCCGTGGTCTCCAGCGACGAGATCCGCACGGAGCTGTTCGGCACCTCACCCGCGGAAGCGACATCCGACGCGGCGGACGCACGGATCTTCCAGGAACGTGACCGCAGGATCGTCGCCAGGCTCGCCGCCGGACAGAGCGCGATCGCCGAGTCCACGAACGTCACCCCGCAGGCACGCGCACGACTCATCGCCCTCGCAGCGCGTTTCCACGCACCGGTGACCATGCTGCGCTTCGACCCGGACGTCACCGACCTCCTCCGGCAGTACACCGAGCGAGGTCGCACCGACCTCACCGCCACGGACGTCCGCGCCTACGCGGCCCTCATGACCCGGGACGCGAGTGCCGACCGGCTCCGCTCCGAAGGCGCCACCGACGTCCACGATGTCCCTGGACGCCGCCGGGCGACCACTCCCGAGGAAGCCGCCGCGCACTTCTCGTTCGCCTGA
- a CDS encoding DUF6480 family protein, producing the protein MTNQNQDPDPRTTPGLDPGGTPPAGDTPPAEGSMSETGPRHEPPRGWAKGPLIAILVLVVAVAAFFLVFALLV; encoded by the coding sequence ATGACGAACCAGAATCAGGACCCGGATCCGCGCACGACCCCCGGTCTCGACCCGGGCGGTACGCCCCCGGCGGGGGACACCCCGCCCGCGGAGGGCAGCATGTCCGAAACGGGGCCACGTCACGAGCCGCCGCGGGGCTGGGCCAAGGGGCCCTTGATCGCGATCCTCGTGCTGGTCGTGGCGGTGGCCGCCTTCTTCCTCGTCTTCGCGCTGCTCGTGTAG
- a CDS encoding 3-hydroxybutyryl-CoA dehydrogenase — protein sequence MAGIARVGVVGCGQMGAGIAEVCARSGLEVMVAETTGEALEIGRTRLHNSLSKAAERGKITAEERDETLGRLSFTTDLGEFADRDLVIEAVVENEQVKTEIFRVLDQVVTRPDAILASNTSSIPLVKLAVATSRPDQVIGIHFFNPAPVQKLVELIPALTTSDQTVLRAETLVREVLDKHPIRAQDRSGFVVNALLIPYLLSAIRMFESGIASREDIDNGMEMGCAHPMGPLKLADLIGLDTVASVADSMYAEYKEPLYAAPPLLQRMVDAGRLGRKTGAGFYPYV from the coding sequence ATGGCCGGCATTGCACGCGTCGGAGTGGTCGGCTGTGGCCAGATGGGCGCAGGTATCGCGGAGGTCTGCGCCCGCAGCGGCCTTGAGGTGATGGTCGCCGAGACCACCGGTGAGGCACTGGAGATCGGCCGCACCCGGCTGCACAACTCCCTCTCCAAGGCCGCCGAGCGCGGCAAGATCACCGCCGAGGAGCGCGACGAGACCCTCGGCCGCCTCAGCTTCACCACCGACCTCGGCGAGTTCGCCGACCGCGACCTCGTCATCGAGGCCGTCGTGGAGAACGAGCAGGTCAAGACGGAGATTTTCCGGGTGCTCGACCAGGTGGTGACCCGGCCGGACGCGATCCTGGCGTCCAACACCTCGTCCATCCCGCTGGTGAAGCTGGCCGTGGCCACCTCCCGTCCGGACCAGGTCATCGGGATCCACTTCTTCAACCCGGCCCCCGTGCAGAAGCTCGTCGAACTGATTCCCGCCCTGACGACGTCCGACCAGACCGTGCTGCGGGCCGAGACTCTCGTGCGGGAGGTGCTGGACAAGCACCCCATCCGCGCGCAGGACCGCTCCGGCTTCGTGGTGAACGCGCTGCTGATCCCGTACCTGCTCTCCGCCATCCGGATGTTCGAGTCGGGGATCGCCAGCCGCGAGGACATCGACAACGGCATGGAAATGGGCTGCGCCCATCCGATGGGCCCGCTGAAGCTCGCGGACCTGATCGGCCTGGACACCGTCGCCTCCGTCGCCGACTCGATGTACGCCGAGTACAAGGAGCCCCTGTACGCCGCTCCCCCGCTGCTCCAGCGCATGGTGGACGCGGGCCGGCTCGGCCGGAAGACGGGGGCGGGGTTCTACCCGTACGTCTGA
- a CDS encoding family 10 glycosylhydrolase, translating to MRRMGRRAFVLGAAGVVAALAGPGPAGAAAPASRDRRHRAATGLRGMWIATVANVDWPSAPGLTAATQRAELTAHLDRAVRFGLNAVILQVRPSADAFWPSPHEPWAQYLTGVQGKDPGWDPLGTAVAEAHDRGLELHAWFNPYRVANHTDPAKLVATHPARVHPDWVVPYGGKLYYDPGLPEVRAFVQDAMLDAVSRYDIDAVHWDDYFYPYPVSGQVFDDADTYARHGSGFSSKAAWRRDNIDRLVKETADRIKEIKPHVRFGISPFGVWRNKTTDPLGSPTAAGVQTYDDLYADTRKWVRQGWIDYICPQLYWSIGQSGADYADLVPWWAEVVEGADVDLYIGEALYKAGDPAQNAAWQNVAELSRHLTLAEEYPAVGGHAFFSAKSVKADRIGAMARVAADHYGVG from the coding sequence ATGCGGCGCATGGGCCGGAGAGCTTTCGTGCTGGGCGCGGCCGGAGTGGTGGCGGCGCTGGCAGGACCGGGGCCGGCGGGAGCGGCGGCTCCCGCCTCCCGTGACCGACGTCACCGCGCGGCGACCGGGCTGCGCGGGATGTGGATCGCCACGGTGGCCAACGTCGACTGGCCCTCGGCCCCCGGGCTGACGGCGGCCACCCAGCGCGCGGAGTTGACCGCCCACCTGGACCGGGCCGTCCGGTTCGGTCTCAACGCGGTGATCCTCCAGGTCAGACCCAGCGCGGACGCGTTCTGGCCGTCGCCCCACGAGCCCTGGGCGCAGTACCTGACCGGCGTCCAGGGCAAGGACCCGGGCTGGGACCCGCTCGGTACGGCGGTGGCCGAGGCACATGACCGGGGTCTCGAACTGCACGCCTGGTTCAACCCGTACCGCGTCGCCAACCACACCGACCCGGCGAAACTCGTCGCCACCCACCCCGCCCGGGTCCACCCGGACTGGGTCGTGCCGTACGGCGGCAAGCTCTACTACGACCCCGGCCTGCCGGAGGTCCGCGCCTTCGTCCAGGACGCCATGCTGGACGCGGTCAGCCGGTACGACATCGACGCGGTCCACTGGGACGACTACTTCTACCCGTACCCCGTGTCCGGCCAGGTCTTCGACGACGCCGACACCTATGCCCGGCACGGGAGCGGCTTCAGCAGCAAGGCGGCCTGGCGGCGCGACAACATCGACCGGCTGGTGAAGGAGACCGCCGACCGGATCAAGGAGATCAAGCCGCACGTCCGCTTCGGCATCAGCCCGTTCGGCGTCTGGCGCAACAAGACGACGGACCCGCTCGGCTCGCCGACCGCCGCCGGGGTGCAGACGTACGACGACCTGTACGCGGACACCCGCAAGTGGGTCAGGCAGGGGTGGATCGACTACATCTGCCCGCAGTTGTACTGGAGCATCGGCCAGTCGGGCGCCGACTACGCCGACCTGGTCCCCTGGTGGGCCGAGGTGGTGGAGGGCGCGGACGTCGACCTCTACATCGGTGAGGCGCTCTACAAGGCCGGCGACCCCGCCCAGAACGCCGCCTGGCAGAACGTGGCCGAACTCTCCCGCCACCTCACCCTCGCCGAGGAGTACCCGGCCGTCGGCGGACACGCCTTCTTCTCCGCGAAGAGCGTGAAGGCGGACCGTATCGGCGCAATGGCACGGGTGGCGGCGGACCATTACGGGGTGGGGTGA
- a CDS encoding tetratricopeptide repeat protein, whose protein sequence is MAVNRVGTESGRPTRYDESAVKHWLQGTVPRKEARASILESLSRRLCRPVTHGEAGLPRPESGETQRVAVHGLVDLGRQDMDPSRRSVLGAALFSVALTIPDWPDVVGRAEAFAAGEVTRIGYGEVDMVTQMTERVSELDDQFGGRHARPMAAAFLVNTVAGYLHAQAPSAVRKRMLSAAADLCYLTGYMAVDEGLHGLAQSYYLKALELAGAADDHLTYCTTLRGMSVQAVDLGHGNHALRLADAAAAASPQAGPRMQAFLAGQQAHAAAQSGERDRALRHMKEAERAMDIAESQTKAFGSYDPSSLMYHEAQVQHELGNAAGSVKAMQESNELRHSLYRRARVRHLGLTAERQLAVGHLEAAIATWHEALDDYPVVQSGRCDERMKEMVSVLSPHAANRRAKALLERAGAAGVPSAA, encoded by the coding sequence ATGGCTGTGAACAGAGTGGGTACGGAGTCCGGGCGGCCCACGCGTTACGACGAGTCCGCCGTGAAGCACTGGCTCCAAGGCACCGTTCCACGAAAAGAGGCGAGGGCTTCGATCCTGGAGTCCCTCTCCCGTCGTCTCTGTCGGCCAGTCACACACGGGGAAGCGGGACTGCCTCGACCGGAGAGCGGTGAGACTCAACGCGTCGCGGTGCACGGCCTCGTGGATCTGGGGAGGCAGGACATGGACCCGTCGCGCCGCTCCGTGCTGGGGGCAGCGCTGTTCTCGGTCGCCCTCACCATCCCGGATTGGCCGGATGTGGTGGGTCGAGCCGAGGCGTTCGCAGCCGGCGAGGTGACCCGCATCGGGTACGGAGAAGTCGACATGGTCACACAGATGACCGAGCGTGTGTCCGAGTTGGACGATCAGTTCGGCGGCAGGCACGCCCGGCCCATGGCTGCGGCTTTCCTGGTGAATACCGTCGCCGGATATCTGCACGCCCAGGCGCCCAGCGCCGTTCGTAAGAGGATGCTTTCCGCGGCTGCGGACCTGTGCTACTTGACCGGCTACATGGCAGTGGACGAAGGGCTGCATGGTCTGGCCCAGAGCTACTACCTCAAGGCGTTGGAACTGGCCGGTGCCGCGGACGACCATCTGACCTACTGCACGACTCTCCGGGGCATGTCCGTGCAGGCCGTGGATCTCGGGCACGGGAATCACGCGCTTCGTCTCGCGGACGCCGCCGCAGCGGCCTCGCCGCAGGCCGGTCCGCGTATGCAAGCCTTCCTCGCGGGTCAGCAGGCCCACGCGGCAGCGCAGTCGGGAGAGCGTGACCGGGCCCTGCGGCACATGAAGGAAGCGGAGAGAGCGATGGACATCGCCGAATCGCAGACGAAGGCCTTCGGCTCGTACGATCCGTCTTCGCTGATGTACCACGAGGCGCAGGTGCAACACGAGTTGGGCAACGCAGCCGGATCCGTCAAGGCCATGCAGGAGTCCAACGAGCTTCGCCACAGCCTCTACCGTCGGGCCAGGGTGCGCCACCTCGGCCTGACGGCCGAGCGGCAACTCGCCGTGGGCCACCTCGAAGCGGCGATCGCCACGTGGCACGAGGCTCTGGACGATTACCCGGTGGTCCAGTCGGGCCGCTGCGACGAACGCATGAAGGAGATGGTTTCCGTGCTCTCCCCTCATGCGGCCAATCGGCGCGCGAAGGCCCTCCTGGAGCGAGCCGGAGCAGCAGGTGTGCCGTCGGCGGCGTAA
- a CDS encoding DUF1918 domain-containing protein — MEAHTGDRLLTHGRTVGRPDRVAEIVEVRGPHGTPPYRLRYPDGHESLVYPGPDSVVEQRAGRDIPESG, encoded by the coding sequence ATGGAGGCACATACCGGCGACCGGTTGCTGACCCACGGCAGAACCGTCGGCCGGCCCGACCGGGTCGCGGAGATCGTCGAGGTACGCGGCCCGCACGGCACCCCGCCCTACCGGCTGCGCTACCCGGACGGCCACGAGTCCTTGGTGTACCCGGGGCCGGACAGCGTGGTCGAGCAGAGGGCGGGGCGGGACATACCTGAATCCGGCTGA
- a CDS encoding DMT family transporter, which translates to MRDDNSATPSGTIALAPVTTPASAVPDAPPTPTPASARPASERTGFLLASLGVLAFSLTFPATVWSLESFGPWSLVALRSVLAALIAGGFLAFARSARPGRRHLGGLLVVAGGVVVGFPLLTTLALRTTTSSHAAVVVGLLPLTTAVFSSLRTGSRPPRAFWIAALAGAAVVITFTVAQSGGAVSAGDLYLFGSLVVCAAGYAEGGRLARVMPGWQVIGWALVLALPLAVAGSAVALAYEPVHLTGRGIGGLVWLAAGSTFAGLYVWYRGMATIGIPRASQLQLAQPLLTLLWSFLLLGEDLSAAAPLAAVGVLVCIAATQRAGAPRGRRAPQS; encoded by the coding sequence ATGAGAGACGACAATAGCGCTACCCCTTCGGGAACGATAGCGCTCGCCCCGGTCACCACCCCCGCCTCCGCCGTTCCCGACGCTCCCCCGACCCCGACCCCGGCGTCCGCGCGTCCCGCCTCCGAACGGACCGGTTTCCTCCTCGCCTCCCTCGGGGTCCTCGCCTTCTCCCTGACGTTCCCCGCCACCGTGTGGTCGCTGGAGAGCTTCGGCCCGTGGTCCCTGGTGGCGTTGCGCAGTGTGCTCGCCGCTCTGATCGCGGGCGGCTTCCTGGCGTTCGCCCGGAGTGCTCGGCCCGGCCGCCGCCATCTGGGCGGGCTGCTGGTCGTGGCGGGCGGGGTGGTGGTGGGGTTCCCCCTGCTGACCACCCTCGCCCTGCGCACGACGACCTCCTCGCACGCCGCCGTGGTGGTGGGGCTGCTCCCGCTGACCACGGCGGTGTTCTCGTCCCTGCGCACGGGCTCCCGCCCGCCCCGGGCGTTCTGGATCGCGGCGCTCGCGGGAGCGGCCGTGGTGATCACGTTCACCGTCGCGCAGAGCGGCGGCGCGGTCTCGGCCGGCGACCTCTACCTCTTCGGCTCACTGGTGGTGTGCGCCGCCGGGTACGCGGAGGGCGGCCGGCTGGCGCGGGTGATGCCCGGCTGGCAGGTGATCGGCTGGGCACTGGTCCTGGCGCTCCCGCTCGCGGTGGCGGGCAGCGCGGTGGCGTTGGCGTACGAGCCGGTGCACCTGACCGGGCGCGGCATCGGCGGCCTGGTGTGGCTGGCGGCCGGGTCCACGTTCGCCGGCCTCTACGTCTGGTACCGGGGCATGGCCACCATCGGCATTCCCCGGGCCAGCCAGTTGCAACTGGCCCAGCCCTTGCTGACGCTGCTCTGGTCGTTCCTGCTGCTCGGCGAGGACCTCTCGGCGGCGGCCCCGCTCGCGGCGGTGGGGGTGCTGGTGTGCATCGCGGCGACCCAGCGAGCGGGCGCCCCGCGTGGACGCAGGGCTCCGCAGTCATAG